One genomic segment of Novisyntrophococcus fermenticellae includes these proteins:
- a CDS encoding TnpV protein codes for MEKSLFEQQGGAYRMVGDYQIPNLTLPDEPEYTIGIWGQRRLDYLKKHKRVLYTNLLTSCKLSEHLHEIDIAAFERRELLIEQMMKSQGITEQLKADDMMAWVGKVNNIRNCADEIIRNELIYD; via the coding sequence ATGGAAAAATCTTTATTTGAACAACAAGGTGGTGCATATCGCATGGTCGGAGATTACCAAATTCCAAATCTGACTTTACCAGATGAGCCGGAATACACTATTGGAATTTGGGGACAACGGCGGCTTGACTATCTGAAAAAACACAAACGTGTTCTTTACACAAATCTTCTGACATCCTGTAAGTTGTCGGAGCATTTGCATGAGATTGATATTGCTGCTTTTGAACGGCGGGAATTGTTAATTGAACAGATGATGAAATCGCAAGGCATTACTGAACAGCTTAAAGCTGATGATATGATGGCTTGGGTTGGCAAAGTCAACAATATTCGAAATTGTGCCGATGAAATTATTAGAAACGAATTGATTTATGATTAA